The following nucleotide sequence is from Micromonospora sp. WMMD1120.
ACCACTCCGGGTGGCGCGTCCGGCAGCGGGCGCAGCCGCCGGTGCGCCGCCGGACCACGCAGCCGACGGTCCAGCCGGGCCAGCGCGGCGAGCAGATTCGGCCCGGCCCGGTACGACGTGGTCAGCAGCACCTGCGCGGCCGGCGCGCCGGAGGCCGTCCGGAAGCGGTGCGGGAACGTTGTCACCCCGGCCGGATCGGCGCCCCGGAAGGCGTACGTCGACGAGTCCGGGTCGGCGAACGCGACGAGCGGTTTGCCACCACCGGCGATGACCGTGAGCAACTCCAGTTGGGCGGGGTCGGTGTCGGCCAGCTCGTCGAGGTAGACGTGGGCGAGTCGACGACGCTCGGCGGCCAGCAACTCCTCGTCGTCACGCAGCAGCCCGGTGGCCGCCCTGACCAGCTCGGCCGGGTCGTACGCGACGGAACCCCGGTTGCTGACGTCGCGCAACGCGAGGACGGCGACGTACTCCCGGAGGAAGCGCGCGGCGGCCGGCCAGTCGGCGCGGTTGAGCCGGTCGCCCAGCCGGGCCAGCTCCATCGGACCCACGCCCCGTTCGGCGGCGCGCATCAGCAGGTCGCGGAGCTGACCGGCGAACGCCCTGGTGCGCAGGGCCGGGCGCAGGTCGGCCGGCCACCCGACCGGGTCGTCCTCGGGCTCCTCGCCGACCACGTCCAGCAGCTCACGGATGATCAGATCCTGCTCGGGGCCGGTGAGCAGCCGGGGCGACGGCTCGCCCCGCTCGGCGGCGGCGCGGCGCAGCAACCCGAAGGCGTACGCCGGGAAGGTGCGCACCAGCGGCTCGCGCAGCACCCGGTGGCCATCCCGCGCGATCCGGGCCTCGATGCGCTGACGCAGCGCGGTGGCGCCCCGACGGCCGAAGGTCAGCACCAGGATGCGTTCCGGGTCCACCCCCTCGGCCACCCGCGCGGCGACCGCCTCGACAAGCGTGCTGGTCTTGCCCGTGCCCGGGCCGCCGAGCACGAGCATCGGCCCGTCGGTGTGCCCGACGATCTCCGCCTGCGCCGGGTCGGCCAGCCGACCGCCAGCGCCGGGCACGGCGCTGCGAGCAGGCGCTTCGCCGCCCTCCAGCGCCGGCCCCGCAAACCCCCGCACCAACCGGTACGCCCGCATCAGCCCATCCCATCAAACCCCTACGACACCAACCCCCACCCCCCCAACCCCCAACCCCCCCACCCCCCAACCCCCACCCCTGCCCACCCCCACCAGACCCCGTTGATCATGAAGTTATCGCCACGACACGCCGCCACCGAGGGCAATAACTTCATGATCAACGGGGCGGGGGCCGGGCGGGGGCGGGGGCGGGGGCCGGGCGTCAGGTTAGGTGGGACTCTAGGGCGGTCAGGGCTTCGTCGACGGAGCTGGCCACGGTCAGCAGGTCGCGGCCGGCGGGCTTGAGGAAGCGCTGGTCGGTGAGGGTGTCGAGCCAATTCAGCAGCGGCCGGTAGAACCCGTCCGTGTCGATCAGCACCATCGGCTTGCTGTGCAGGGCGAGCGTGGCGGTGGTCCAGACCTCGAACAACTCGTCCAGGGTGCCCAGCCCGCCGGGCAGGGTGAGGAAGGCGTCCGACTTGTCGATCATCAGGGTCTTGCGGCTGGCCATCGAGTCGGTCACCAGCAGTTCGTCCGAGGCCAGGTCGGCGACCTCCAGATCGACGAGCGCCTGCGGGATCACGCCCACCGTGCGCCCACCGGCGGCGCGGGCGCCGTCCGCCAGGGCGCCCATCATGCCGACGCAGCCGCCGCCACTGACCAGGGTGTGCCCGCGGCGGGCCAGGGCGGCGCCGGTCTCGGCGGCCAGGTCCAACCAGCGCTGATCGAGGGTACGGGACGAGGCGCAGAACACGCAGACGGCGGCCATCAGGCGTCGTCCCGCGACTGCTCGGCGGCGGCCCGTTGGTCAGCGGCGGTACGCGCGACAGCCTCTTCGCGGACCGCCTCCTGCTCGGCCGAGAGCGCGGCCTCGGCCGCGACGATGTGCCGGACCGCCGCGTTGACGTCGTCGGTGAGGCAGATCAGGTCCAGGTCCACCGGGCCGATCTTTCCGGTGGCGGCCATGGTGTCGCGCAACCAGTCGAGCAGGCCCTGCCAGTAGGCGACGCCCATCAGCACCACCGGGAACCGGGTGACCTTGCCGGTCTGCACCAGGGTGAGCGCCTCGAACAACTCGTCCATGGTGCCGAACCCGCCGGGCAGCACGACGAACGCCTGGGCGTACTTGACGAACATCGTCTTGCGGGCGAAGAAGTAGCGGAAGTCGATGGCCAGGTCGACCCAGTCGTTGATGCCCTGCTCGAACGGAAGCTCGATGCCGAGCCCGACGGAGAGCCCGCCGGCCTCGCTGGCCCCACGGTTGGCGGCCTCCATCACACCGGGCCCACCCCCGGTGATCACCGCGTAGCCGGCCCGGGCCAGCGCGCCGCCCAACTGCTCGGCCAGCCGGCACTCGGCGCTGTCCGGCCCGCTGCGCGCGGAGCCGAAGACGCTCACCGCCGGCGGCAGGTCGGCGAGGGTGTCGAAGCCCTCGACGAACTCGGAGAGGATGCGCAGCGCCCGCCAGGCGTCCTTGGTCTTCCAGTCGCCACGTCCACGGGAATCGAGCAACCGCTGATCGGCGGTGCTGCTCGGGATGGCCCCTCGGCGCAGCGTGACAGCACCGCGATGCCGCTCCCTCCCTGGCCCGCGACCGGCCTCCCGCCCGTTGCTCTCACTCATGGGGCAACCGTAGTGGAGTGACGCCGCCCGGGTGTGCGGGGCGCGGACGTCGAGAAATAGTTCGCGATCTTGGGCAACTATTCCGCTTTCCCGTACGTCTTACTATTCACATACCGGGTATGCCCCGGCGCGCGCTTCGGGGGAGGAGACAGCGTGATCAGCAGCAGCGAGATGATCCGGATTCGTCGCCAGATGCAGCGACGGATCCGTGACGTGGTGGCCGAACGCCGCCGCAACCGGGACCTGAACCCGTCCCTCTCCCCCGTGACCCCCGCGCCAGCCAATGCTGATCAAGAGGTTTGCGTCGCCGACAACGGGCCCGGCTGACGCAAACCTCTTGATCGTCCGCGGGGGCGCTGGGGGGCGCCGAAGCGGTCAGGCCGGGGCCAGCCAGCGATGCAGGGTTGCCGCGCCGTCGCGGATCTTGCTGATCTCGACGTGCTCGTCGGGGTGGTGGGCCAGGTTCGGGTCACCCGGGCCGAAGTTCAGTGCGGGGATCCCCATGGCCGCGAACCGGGCCACGTCCGTCCAGCCGAGCTTGCCGATCGGCGCGGCGCCGACCGCCGCCAGGAACTCCTTCGCCGGGGCCGCGCCGAGCCCGGGAGGGGCGCCGGCGATCGAGTCGGTCACCGCCACCTCGAAGCCGGCGAACACCTCACGCAGGTGCGCCTCCGCCTCGGCGGGGGTGCGATCCGGGGCGAACCGGTAGTTGACCTCGATCTCGCACCGGTCCGGGACGACGTTGCCGGCCACGCCGCCGTTGATCCGTACCGCGTTCATGCCCTCGCGGTAGTCGCAGCCGTCGATGGTGACCCGGCGGGCCTCGTACCCCTGGAGACGTCGCAGCACCTCGGCGGCGGCGTGGATGGCGTTCACACCGTGCCAGGAGCGCGCCGAGTGGGCGCGTACGCCGGTGGTGGTGACCACCGCGCGCATGGTGCCCTGGCAACCGGCCTCGACGATGCCGTACGTCGGCTCCAGCAGCACGGCGAAGTCCGCCTCGAGCCACTCCGGAAACGCCTGCGCCACCAGGTTGAGCCCGTTGTACCGGGACTCGATCTCCTCGGCCTCGTAGAAGAAGTACGTCACGTCGTAGCGCGGGTCGGGCAGCGTCACGGCCAGGTGCAGCGCGTACGCGGTGCCGGACTTCATGTCGGAGGTGCCGCAGCCGTACATCAGGTCGCCGCGCATGGTCGACGGGAAGTTGTTGTTCAGCGGCACGGTGTCGAGGTGCCCGGCCAGCACGACGCGCTGCGAACGGCCGAGATCGGTGCGCGCCATCACGGTGTTGCCGTGCCGGTGGGTGGTCAGGTGCGGCACCCCCCGCAGCACCTCTTCGACACAGTCGGCGATCGCCTTCTCGTTGAGGGACACGGACTCTATGTCGACCAGCGCGCGGGTCAGCTGCACCGGATCGGCGAGGACCTCGGGGGTCAGCGGGTTCTCCATGGTTCGCACGGTACCTTCAGGTCTGTCGGCGCGAGGAGTGAGCTGAGGCCAGCCGGCCGTGACGAAAGGGTTCAACAGTGACGTCCGCAGATTCCGCCTGGGGTATCGGCCTGGCCACGGTCACGGCAGACGAGCAGGTGCTCGACACCTGGTACCCGACCGGCAAGCTGGGCCTGGGCGAGCTGCCCCTGGTCGCCGGCGAGGACAAGGCGGACGTGCTCGACCTGCCACCGGCGGCGCTCGGCGACCGCCCCCTGCCCGGCCTGCGTACCGTCCAGGTGGTCACCGTGATCGGCTCGCTGGACGAGCCGATCAAGGACGCCCCCGACGCGTACCTCCGGTTGCACCTGCTGTCGCACCGCCTGGTGCGACCCAACGAGATCAACCTGGACGGCATCTTCGGCAAGCTGGCCAACGTGGCCTGGACGTCCGCCGGGCCGTGCCCTCCGGAGCGGGTGGACGAGCTGCGGGTGATCGAACGGGCGGCCGGTCGCCACCTGGCGGTCTACGGGGTGGACAAGTTCCCCCGGATGACCGACTACGTGGTGCCCTCCGGCGTGCGGATCGCCGACGCCGACCGGGTCCGCCTCGGCGCGCACCTGGCCGCCGGCACCACTGTGATGCACGAGGGCTTCGTCAACTTCAACGCCGGCACGCTCGGCGCCTCGATGGTGGAGGGCCGCATCGTGCAGGGCGTGCTGGTCGGCGACGGCTCCGACGTCGGCGGCGGCGCCTCGATCATGGGCACGCTCTCCGGTGGCGGCACCGACAGGGTGAGCATCGGTGAGCGGAGCCTGATCGGCGCGAACGCCGGCATCGGCATCTCGCTCGGCGACGACTGCGTGGTCGAGGCCGGCTGCTACATCACGGCCGCCTCGAAGATCACGCTGCCGGACGGCCGGGTGGTCAAGGCCCGCGAGCTGTCCGGCGTCGACGGGCTGCTGTTCTGGCGCAACTCGGTCACCGGCGCGCTGGAGGCGAAGCCGCGTACCGGCCGGGGCATCGAGCTGAACGCCGCCCTGCACCTCAACGACTGACGCACCCGCCGGGTCCGCGGCGCTCGGCCGCGGACCCGGACGGGGTACGCCTCAGCGCAGCCGGTACGCCTGGATGATCCGTTCGGTCACGGTGTTACCCGCGGCGTCCCGGGCGGTGGCCCGCAGGGACGCGTGACCGGGCCCGGCGGGGTGCCGGACGGTGGCGGTCCAGCCGTGCCGGCCGTCGCGCACCTGGGCGGCCTGCCAGGTCTTGCCGCCGTCGTAGGAGACGTCCACTGTCAGCCTGGTCACCCGCGACCCGGGGGCCCCGGGTTGACGCTGCACCTGGACCGGGACGACGAAGCTCCGCCCGGCCGGGGCGCTGCCGTCGACCCGCAGCGGCGGCGCGAAACGCACCGCCATCAGCGGCAGCCGGACCGGCGTGTCGCCGGCGACGTGCCGCGACCGGAACGTCCAGCTCGACTCCACCTCGGTGCTCAGGTCGGTGAGGCTCCGCTTCGCCGACGCGACGAGCCGGTAGTCCGCCGCGCCCGCCGGCACCGTGAAGTCCCCGTAGCCGGCGTACTCGCTCTCACCGACCAGCTTGCCGTCGCGCCAGAGTTCGGTGCGCTCGCTGTCGTTGAGCGAGCCGCCCGGGTGCCCGGCGGCGTCAGTGAACATCGGCAGGTCGACAGAGATGACGTCGCCGACCCGGGTGACGCTCTGGTGCGGCCAGCGCGGGGCCGGGAACGAGGGCCCGAAGGGAGCCTGGTTCCACACCTCCTGGACCGTCCGACCGGCCCGGTACGCGGTGGGCGTCGAGAGAAGCACGGCCTGCGGAATGAACCAGCCCTCGTCGTCCCGGGTTCCGAAGTAGAGCTCGGACTCCCACCGCACGTTCCTGGTGTTGTAGTACTCGACCCGCTGGCCGGGCACGCCGGTGGGCAGGATCAGCGCGGAGCCGCCGACGTTGTACTCCGGAACGGGATACACGATCCGCTCGCTTTCCAGGCCCGGGTAGCCGTCGTCGCGGAACCGGTGCACGACGGTGGCCAGGTCGCGTCGGGCGTAGTCCCGGACGAACCCCGTGGGCATCCGGCCGGGAACGGCCTCGGCCAGCGCGTACAGGTAGGGGCTGTGGTCCGTCTCCGGCTCGATCCACTGGCTGCTGACGGTGGCGACGAACCGGTCGGCGGACACCCGCCTACCGAGGTGCCCACTGGTCAGGCCGGTGAACGTCTCCGCCCAGATTCCGATGCCGTACCCGCTGCCGTCCGCTGCCGTGAAGTTTCCGCTGACGTCGATGAGCGCCGGGGTGGCCTTCCGGTCCGGAACTGTCATCCGTACCGGCTCGGCGCGACGGGCGTCCACCACGACCCGGGTGTCCCGCTCGACGGTCAGGTCGGGCTGCGCCAGCAGGGACATCCCGCGCTGCTCGTCCTCCGGGCCGGGCTCGGAGACCAGACTGGTCAGGCCGTATCGCCCCTTGGGCAGCCGCACGCTGGCCACCCCGTCCGAGCTGGCCAGGTCCCAGAAGCCGAAGGAGTCCATCCCGACCACTGTGCTCCAGTGGTCCGAGGTGCGTTCGCCGGAGCGGTTCAGGTGCTCCACGGTCAGCGTGTAACTCTCCACCTCCCGGTGCACTGCCAGCGGGGTGACCGCGACCGTCGCGCCGGAGCGGGCCACGATCCGCCCGGTCCAGTAGCCGTCCACGTCGCCGATCCGGGTGTTCGCGGTGACGGTCGTGGCGGCGGTTCCGCCCGCCGGCACGGTGAGCCGGTCGGCGCCCAACTGGAAGAGACCGGCCGGCAGCGCTTTGCCGCCGGGGCCGGCGCCCTCGACGCTCAACTCCACGGTGACCGGGGCCGAACCATCGTTGTGCCAGGTCACGGTGCGGGTGATCGGTGCGTCGTCGGTGTGCGGCCAGAGCGTACGCCCGAACGAGACGCTCACCGGATCGGTGCTGACCTGCTGGGTGATCGCGTGCGCGACGTCGACCCGCCCGGCGCCCTGCTGGTACGCGGTCTGCTCCGGATGCGGCTTGGCGGCGGCCATCAGGGTCGCCTTGAGCCGGTCGGCAGGCCATCCCGGGTGCTGCTGGGCCAGCAACGCGGCCGACCCGGCCACGTGCGGGGTGGCCATCGAGGTGCCGGAGATCGCGACGTAACGGTCCCCCACCGGGTCGCCGATGACGCCGTTCGCGGACCGTGCGGCGACGATGTCGACGCCGGGCGCGGTGATGTCCGGCTTCAGCGCGTCGTCACCGACTCGTGGGCCCCGGCTGGAGAATCCGGCCAGTTCGTCGTCGCGGTCCACAGCGCCCACGGCCAGTCCGGCGTCGGCGGAGGCCGGGGAGCCGACCGAGCCGTCCGTGCCGTCGTTGCCGGCGGCGAGGACGAAGAGCGCGCCGGTCTGCGCGGTGAGCGTCTGCACCGCCTCCTCGAGCGGGTCGATCTCCGGGGTGTCCCAGCCGCTGAGGCTCATGTTCACCACCGCCGCCTTCTTCTCGACGGCGGCCCACTCCATGCCGGCGAGGATCGCCGAGTCGGAGCAGCCCTGGTCCTCACAGACCTTGCCGTCCAGCAGCGTCGCGTCCGGGGCCACGCCCCGGTACCGGCCGTCGGAGGCCGCGCCGGAGCCCGCGATCGTCGAGGCCACGTGGGTGCCGTGGCCGACGGTGTCCCGACCGTCGGTCACCTCGGTGAAGTTGCGCGCCTCGGCGACCTTGCCGACCAGGTCCGGGTGGGTCGCGTCGACGCCGGTGTCCAGCACCGCCACCGAGACACCCTTGCCGGTGAACCCGGCCGCCCACGCGGCGGGCGCGCCGATCTGCGGCACGCTGTGGTCGAGGGTCACCCGACGGCGACCGTCCAGCCAGATCCGCTCGACGCCCCCCGCCGCGCCGAGCCGGGACGCGCTGGGACCGGTCACCGTCGCCCAGACGTCTGCGAGGGAGGACTTGGCGGTGGCCAGGGCGACGCCGTGGATCGCCGGCAGCTCGCGGGTCACCCGCGTGCCGGGCAGGGCCGTCTGCGTACGCCGGGCGGCGCCGGCCGAGCCGGACGTCATCAGCAGCGGCAGCGTGTCCCGGCGGGCGTCGTCGTATCCCGCCTCGATCAGCCCGGTGATGTCGAAGAGCCTCCGGTCGACCCGGCCGGAGCGCAGCAACGGCAGCGCGTCCGTCGGCGTCACCGAGAGCCGTCCGCGCTGGCGCTGGATGACGAACCGCACGTTATCCCGGCCGGCGCCGGGCCGGGCCGAGGCGCCGGCGGCGGTGACTGTCACCCGGTCACCGGTGATCAGTGTGACCGTCTTGCTGGTGGTGGCCCCGATCGCCGGTCGCGCGCTGGGCGCGGTGGCCGTGGCGGCACCGGTGGACGGGCTGGCCGTGGCGATCGTCGGCGTGCCCAGCACGAGGGCTGACACGGCGGCGACAGCTGTGAGAATTTTCCTCCGTCGATGCAACTGATCCTCCTTGATGGAGCGTCGACACCTGTGAGAGTGCATTGACAGCCGCCAGTATTACATACCCGGTATGCAATAAAGGGGTCGAAAATATGACGGACCCGCCAACCCTCGACGGGTTCGGCAGGCATCATCGACCGGGTGACCTCCATGAAGGACCGGATGCTCGCCGGTGAGCCGTACCTCGCCGACGACCCGGAGATCATCGCCGACCTGGACCGGGCCGCCCGGCTGATGGAACGCTTCAACACCAGCCCTGCGGACGACCCGCAGGGCCGGTTCGCGGCCCTGCGGGAACTCCTCGGCGACCTGGGCGAGGACACCTGGATCCGTCCACCGTTCCACTGTGACTACGGCTGGCACATCCGCATCGGACCGCGCAGCTTCGTCAACTACCAGGCGGTCTTCCTCGACGTCGCCCCGATCACCATCGGCGCCGACGTCCAGATCGGACCGAACGTGCAGCTGCTGACCCCGACCCATCCGGTCGAGCCCGGGCCGCGCCGGGACAAGTGGGAGGCGGCCAAACCGATCACGATCGGCGACAACGCCTGGCTCGGTGGCGGCGCCATCGTCCTGGCCGGCGTGACGATCGGCGCGAACACCGTCGTCGGCGCGGGCGCCGTGGTCACGAGGGACCTGCCCGCCAACGTGGTCGCTGTCGGCAACCCGGCCCGGCCGGTCCGCGAACTCACCTAGACCGGGGTCAGACGCGGCCGTTCTACGCCGCCGGGCGCTCCGCCAGGCGTACCACCAGATCGGCCCGGTCGGCGGTGGGCGTGATCAGGGCGGCGTTGGTCTCGTCACTGCCCAGCGCCCAGGCACGGGCCTCCTCCGGAGACCGACCGAACGCCTGGTGTCGGGCCGTCAGCCTGCGCTGTCGCAGATCGGCGTCCAGATCGAGAAACCACGCCTCGTGCAGCAGCGGCCGGATCTCCTCCCAGGGGAGATCCCGCAGCAGCAGATAGTTGCCCTCGGTCACCACCAGCCGGACCGACGGCGGCACCTCGATGGCGCCGGCCACCGGCTCCTCCAACTCCCGGCGGAACTCCGGCGCGTACACCGACGTCGGCTCCAACCGGCGCAGCCGGCGCAGCAGCGAAACGTAGCCGTTGGCGTCGAAGGTGTCCGCCGCGCCCTTACGGCCGGCCCGACCCAGCCGGACCAGCTGCGACTGCGCCAGGTGGAATCCGTCCATCGGCACCAGCCGCGCGACCGAGCCGACCCCGGCCACGATCCGCTCGGCCAGGGTGGACTTGCCGGCGCCCGGAGCGCCGGCGATGCCGAGCAGTTGACGCGGACCCGCCTCGGCCAGCTCCGTCGCCCGCGAGATCAGCTCGTCGAGGGACAGCACCCGGGCCGGCGGCATCAGCCCAGGACCGGGTCGCTGATGGTGAACCGGGCCTGCACCGCCGCGTGCACGGTCTGCGGCTGCGGGTCCAGTTCGAGTTCCGGCCGGCCATCGCCAGCGCCACCACCGCCGAACGCCGCACGGGCGAACATCGGCCGGTCCACGGGGCCGGCGTCGGCCAACTCGATCAGGGAGGTGACCTGGGCGCCGAGGGCCTCCGCGTACTCCCGGGCGCGCAGCAGCGCGTCGCTGATCGCGGCGTGTCGGGCCGCCCGGTGGGCCGGGCTGTCCGGACGAAGCTCCCACCACGGGCCGGCGACCTCGACCTGGTCCTGGTCGGCGAGTCGGAGCAGCAGCTCGCCCAGGGCGGTGAAGTCGGTGACGGTGACGGTCGTGGTGACACTGCCGTGCCAGGCGACCACCCGCTCACCCGAGCGCCG
It contains:
- a CDS encoding TIGR00730 family Rossman fold protein gives rise to the protein MAAVCVFCASSRTLDQRWLDLAAETGAALARRGHTLVSGGGCVGMMGALADGARAAGGRTVGVIPQALVDLEVADLASDELLVTDSMASRKTLMIDKSDAFLTLPGGLGTLDELFEVWTTATLALHSKPMVLIDTDGFYRPLLNWLDTLTDQRFLKPAGRDLLTVASSVDEALTALESHLT
- a CDS encoding TIGR00730 family Rossman fold protein, producing the protein MSESNGREAGRGPGRERHRGAVTLRRGAIPSSTADQRLLDSRGRGDWKTKDAWRALRILSEFVEGFDTLADLPPAVSVFGSARSGPDSAECRLAEQLGGALARAGYAVITGGGPGVMEAANRGASEAGGLSVGLGIELPFEQGINDWVDLAIDFRYFFARKTMFVKYAQAFVVLPGGFGTMDELFEALTLVQTGKVTRFPVVLMGVAYWQGLLDWLRDTMAATGKIGPVDLDLICLTDDVNAAVRHIVAAEAALSAEQEAVREEAVARTAADQRAAAEQSRDDA
- the dapE gene encoding succinyl-diaminopimelate desuccinylase, which gives rise to MENPLTPEVLADPVQLTRALVDIESVSLNEKAIADCVEEVLRGVPHLTTHRHGNTVMARTDLGRSQRVVLAGHLDTVPLNNNFPSTMRGDLMYGCGTSDMKSGTAYALHLAVTLPDPRYDVTYFFYEAEEIESRYNGLNLVAQAFPEWLEADFAVLLEPTYGIVEAGCQGTMRAVVTTTGVRAHSARSWHGVNAIHAAAEVLRRLQGYEARRVTIDGCDYREGMNAVRINGGVAGNVVPDRCEIEVNYRFAPDRTPAEAEAHLREVFAGFEVAVTDSIAGAPPGLGAAPAKEFLAAVGAAPIGKLGWTDVARFAAMGIPALNFGPGDPNLAHHPDEHVEISKIRDGAATLHRWLAPA
- the dapD gene encoding 2,3,4,5-tetrahydropyridine-2,6-dicarboxylate N-succinyltransferase, producing MTSADSAWGIGLATVTADEQVLDTWYPTGKLGLGELPLVAGEDKADVLDLPPAALGDRPLPGLRTVQVVTVIGSLDEPIKDAPDAYLRLHLLSHRLVRPNEINLDGIFGKLANVAWTSAGPCPPERVDELRVIERAAGRHLAVYGVDKFPRMTDYVVPSGVRIADADRVRLGAHLAAGTTVMHEGFVNFNAGTLGASMVEGRIVQGVLVGDGSDVGGGASIMGTLSGGGTDRVSIGERSLIGANAGIGISLGDDCVVEAGCYITAASKITLPDGRVVKARELSGVDGLLFWRNSVTGALEAKPRTGRGIELNAALHLND
- a CDS encoding S8 family serine peptidase; this encodes MHRRRKILTAVAAVSALVLGTPTIATASPSTGAATATAPSARPAIGATTSKTVTLITGDRVTVTAAGASARPGAGRDNVRFVIQRQRGRLSVTPTDALPLLRSGRVDRRLFDITGLIEAGYDDARRDTLPLLMTSGSAGAARRTQTALPGTRVTRELPAIHGVALATAKSSLADVWATVTGPSASRLGAAGGVERIWLDGRRRVTLDHSVPQIGAPAAWAAGFTGKGVSVAVLDTGVDATHPDLVGKVAEARNFTEVTDGRDTVGHGTHVASTIAGSGAASDGRYRGVAPDATLLDGKVCEDQGCSDSAILAGMEWAAVEKKAAVVNMSLSGWDTPEIDPLEEAVQTLTAQTGALFVLAAGNDGTDGSVGSPASADAGLAVGAVDRDDELAGFSSRGPRVGDDALKPDITAPGVDIVAARSANGVIGDPVGDRYVAISGTSMATPHVAGSAALLAQQHPGWPADRLKATLMAAAKPHPEQTAYQQGAGRVDVAHAITQQVSTDPVSVSFGRTLWPHTDDAPITRTVTWHNDGSAPVTVELSVEGAGPGGKALPAGLFQLGADRLTVPAGGTAATTVTANTRIGDVDGYWTGRIVARSGATVAVTPLAVHREVESYTLTVEHLNRSGERTSDHWSTVVGMDSFGFWDLASSDGVASVRLPKGRYGLTSLVSEPGPEDEQRGMSLLAQPDLTVERDTRVVVDARRAEPVRMTVPDRKATPALIDVSGNFTAADGSGYGIGIWAETFTGLTSGHLGRRVSADRFVATVSSQWIEPETDHSPYLYALAEAVPGRMPTGFVRDYARRDLATVVHRFRDDGYPGLESERIVYPVPEYNVGGSALILPTGVPGQRVEYYNTRNVRWESELYFGTRDDEGWFIPQAVLLSTPTAYRAGRTVQEVWNQAPFGPSFPAPRWPHQSVTRVGDVISVDLPMFTDAAGHPGGSLNDSERTELWRDGKLVGESEYAGYGDFTVPAGAADYRLVASAKRSLTDLSTEVESSWTFRSRHVAGDTPVRLPLMAVRFAPPLRVDGSAPAGRSFVVPVQVQRQPGAPGSRVTRLTVDVSYDGGKTWQAAQVRDGRHGWTATVRHPAGPGHASLRATARDAAGNTVTERIIQAYRLR
- a CDS encoding sugar O-acetyltransferase, translated to MTSMKDRMLAGEPYLADDPEIIADLDRAARLMERFNTSPADDPQGRFAALRELLGDLGEDTWIRPPFHCDYGWHIRIGPRSFVNYQAVFLDVAPITIGADVQIGPNVQLLTPTHPVEPGPRRDKWEAAKPITIGDNAWLGGGAIVLAGVTIGANTVVGAGAVVTRDLPANVVAVGNPARPVRELT
- a CDS encoding nucleoside/nucleotide kinase family protein; this encodes MPPARVLSLDELISRATELAEAGPRQLLGIAGAPGAGKSTLAERIVAGVGSVARLVPMDGFHLAQSQLVRLGRAGRKGAADTFDANGYVSLLRRLRRLEPTSVYAPEFRRELEEPVAGAIEVPPSVRLVVTEGNYLLLRDLPWEEIRPLLHEAWFLDLDADLRQRRLTARHQAFGRSPEEARAWALGSDETNAALITPTADRADLVVRLAERPAA
- a CDS encoding SIMPL domain-containing protein; translated protein: MAVDGPVVQVRGEAYQEVPPELARFTVTATARDRDREATLTRLAERAAAVRVLLDGSGPAVARRETGDLRVSPETRRSGERVVAWHGSVTTTVTVTDFTALGELLLRLADQDQVEVAGPWWELRPDSPAHRAARHAAISDALLRAREYAEALGAQVTSLIELADAGPVDRPMFARAAFGGGGAGDGRPELELDPQPQTVHAAVQARFTISDPVLG